AGTAGAAGTAGAAATGTCTGATGAGCCAGGATCGGATTCGTGAATGTTGTTTGTGCTGTTGACTAAATGCGGGAGTTTGATTATATGAAGTTCCACCACTGCAGTGGTTTCTCCAGCAGCATTTGAAGCAATGCAGGTGAAAGTGCCTGTATCTTTGACAGTAGTTATGAGGATGTCTAATGTTCCATTATTATACAAAGCTGTCCGCGATGAGTTTGAAATGAGCTTGCCTTCAGGTGAGGTCCAGTGGATGGAAGGGTCTGGGTCCCCAATGGCCTTGCACTTCAGCGTAGCACGTTGACCTTCTAAAACTCTGAGCTCATGTGTATAGCGAGTAATCAGTGGTTGATCACAGATAAACTCTTCTTCCGGAATCGACCAAAAGTATCGGCCTGTTAGATGTGGAGGTGAGGCACAGGTCTCCAAATCATCATCTCTTGAGAGACGGCGCAGCCAGAGTAACTCACAGTTGCAATGCAAGGGATTCCCTCCAAAACTTAATGTAAAACTTGGTGGGTTCAAGAGTCCCGAGTAGGTTAGTACCTGAGCTCTAGTGAATAATGGATCAGGTGGCAGCTTCCGCAATTTATTGGATGTCATATCCAATCGAGTCAACTTGTGAAGATGAGAGAAGGTTCCCTCGTCAATTTGTTCAATCATGTTATGGTCCATGCTGAATGTATGCAAGTTGACCATCTTCTGAACTGCCTCCCAAGGAATAGATTTTAAATTATTGTAGGATACATCCAACTCTTCAAGGGACAGTAAAATATCATTAAAAGCTTCAGAGGAAATGTCAAGGAGTTGATTGTTATTGACTACTAAATGGTGAAGGTTTGAAAGTCCACTAAATATGTCATTTGTTATCTGGGTTAGTCTGTTGCTGTTCAAATGTAAGGCCCTCAGATTGCGCAGGTCTGCAAATGCTTGTGGTGCAACATAATTGATTGTATTCCTTGACAATGTAAGGTCAACCAGGCTGGTCATGTTAGCAAAGTCTCTTCTTTTAATGATTGTAATGAAATTATCCCCTAAACGCAGCTCCACTGTCCTTCTGTCAATGTTCGATGGGACAAAGAGAAGTCCTTTTTTGGCACAAAGAGTTGCAAGGTTTGGAGACAGATTCTGACAGACACAACGCTTGGGACAGACCTGGGCCTTCACTGTCATACCAATTAACAGCAGATAAAAAAGAAGTTTTTCCATTGTAAATCAGGTTAATTAGCCTGGAATGAAAACAGAATGTTTAGAAGATAAATGGAGGAAACAATAACCATTCACTCATTATGAACACTTTAGTCCACTTGTTCTAAAGCATTTTCAAAAGCAAAGACAATTAAAGGGATTGGTCTGAATAATTCTCAGTGCATTGCATTGATTTTTAAAAGTAATATTGAGCAGTATGATGGTGCAGTAGGTTGATGTACCATTCCACTGGGTAACGGACAAACCAAAGATAGGTTTGCTTCTGAATACTCTATATGGTGGGTCTGCAGATTTGGTTGAGAGATGCTGATAAAAACTATTTATGCATGAAGGAAAATTAGAAAGCAAAGCACCCTTTCCTGCTTCTGTACACCCTCTAATTGTGGGATCAGTATCATTTTTTAACAGGAACCTCGAAGTAGATCAACCACACCATCTGGCAGTCAATTAGTACTGCAAGATGTAAAATGTAAAGGGAATTTGGTCAAGTAAGTGTCTTAAAGTGGGATGATAATGTGAAAAGTTTAAAAAGTACAGAGCATTGTTCATAACATAATGCAATATTGATTAGATCTGCACATTCAGATACCATGCAACAGAGAAATCTTTTCAGTTATTAAGCACACTTTCTGAAAAACATATCGCAACTGAGAGCCCTTAAGGACAAATTTGGGTTCTGTGAAGTCAACACAATTTAAGTTGCTTATAAAAACTAACAGTAAATTGGAAATGTGATGCACTCCACTGAAAAATAATTTATTCCTTGTCGCAATTTTTATCTCTAAAATGCAATTTAAAAATGCGATAATGATAGCAATCTGAATGGTAAGCAAAATATTAAGTGCACACTAGCAAATCTCTCATAGCATTGCTCATAGTGTGTTGGAGGTTTCGTGAGAATACGATTGTTATCAGggtaatgaaaacagaaaatgctggaaaagctcagctggtctggcagtatctgtggagagagaaacagagagttgaAGTTTTGAGTCTGTACGACTTCTTCAGGAATTTATCAACATTCAGTCATGAGAGCTGGGGCTCTGACAAAAGGTCTGGGTATACACTGTAGAGAGGATACTGGGATCACTTCAGCAAGTTCTAGCTTCTGAAATCCCAGGAAGAACATCTGAGTGTCTCAGAGAATAAAATCCCAGGAACCAGCATCTTTAAGGGTTAACCCCTGAATGAATGGCACCAGAAATAAAGTCTTGAGAATTTTGAGGATTTCCAAGCTCTGAGAAGGGATGGAAGTTGTGGATTCAACTTGAGCCAGGAAGTGGTCTTCAGAGAATTTAGGGTAAAAACAGGCAGAACTTAGGGTTGCTGGTATTCAAAAATACTGGGGCCAGGGTCACGAAGGTGGTACCCAAGAAACCCTTAGCTCCTTTTGGAGCATGAGGCCTGaattccccctcccttccctatcACTGCAGCCTCGCCTTCACTCTTAATTCATCATCAACCTCTCTTGCACCTTCAGCCATCTCATCCAACTGCTCCCTCTCCATTTTCAAGCAGTTCCTGTTTTTGTGTTTTGCCGCAAAGCATCTAGTTCACTGGTGAGTTTGATGATTCATATAACCTTAAACAAACATAAATTTCCATAAAGAAACATAAATGATCTCATGAAATATTCAAACATGCATTGTTTATGCAGTTTCCTAGTCGTTAATTTATAAAAATCACTCCAGCTGTAAAATGGTTAGAAGATAAAGATTTTTTGACTGAGGAAAAGAAAATGTGTTCCCAATAAACAATTTTTTGTGAGAATTAAAATGGAGTAAAAGGAAACCAGAGCTGTTTGCAACTCTATTAAATCGCAGCCTGGTTGAGAATGTCATGATAGAAAAGCTGTTAATATTTTGGATGAAAATTGCTCAAAATAAATGTTTGAGAAATTAAATTCTCAGTTGTTTTAAAATCTCAAATGCAGAGAAACTGATTAACCCTTTAGAGAATAATTTGAAAATTCTTTCTGTTTGAATCAATAATGTGCTTGGGACATTCTGCAACCTGCACATGCTCAAAATGGACAGATAAGGATAAAATCTCCATCCAACTGTCTGAGATTACTGAAATAAAGTCAGACATTTTGTCTTTAAAATTATCTTTCACAATTTAGTTAGTCCCTCAACAAAGCATGATGTAAAATTCATTTGTTTAGATAGAATGTTTCTCATTATGACTGTTATAAGAATTGCCATTATAAATGATGGATAGGCAGTTCAATGTCAGATGTTAACATGAGAGTAAGACTGAAAAACTTGACCCAGGAAGCAAGGGCTGCGGGCCGGTAAGATTATGTTATATGCAAGATGATTAATAACATATAAATTGCAAATGATGCAGCAAATGAAAAATAGTATCGTCAGTTCACAAAGATTATCTGCTGATTATCTTAAAGGAAATATATTTAGCGCGTACCAGAAAATGGAATGTTTATTGTTACTTCTCATAAACAATTTCGCAAAAGACTGTAAATCATTTATACCTGCGTCCTCCATTTTGCAGAATTCTGCATTTCAGAAAGGAGGTGTTACTGATTTGGGCGCTAATTTCTAATTATTGCTCTGAGGTAGAAAATGTTAAATGGAAAATGGATGGCTAGATTTAATGTAATTTTAGGCCTTAATATCATTAAGAGCTTCAGATAGTGTAATTAAAAGTCTCCAGTTTAACAAATAGCCTCATTCATAGCTGCAGAAGAATTATAATGGCAATCATTCTAAATGACAGAAGTGTAGGTAAGACACAGACACAATACTGTATTAATATTCATTATAGTCAACTACTTTCCCCAGCATTCCAACTAGTAATGTGATTATTTCAAACATTTTTGAAGCAGCCACAGTAGAGTCAAAATTCCACTGTGTGGCTGCTTAGTAGCAACATCGGGGACAACAACTACA
This genomic window from Scyliorhinus torazame isolate Kashiwa2021f chromosome 2, sScyTor2.1, whole genome shotgun sequence contains:
- the lrfn5a gene encoding leucine-rich repeat and fibronectin type-III domain-containing protein 5 → MEKLLFYLLLIGMTVKAQVCPKRCVCQNLSPNLATLCAKKGLLFVPSNIDRRTVELRLGDNFITIIKRRDFANMTSLVDLTLSRNTINYVAPQAFADLRNLRALHLNSNRLTQITNDIFSGLSNLHHLVVNNNQLLDISSEAFNDILLSLEELDVSYNNLKSIPWEAVQKMVNLHTFSMDHNMIEQIDEGTFSHLHKLTRLDMTSNKLRKLPPDPLFTRAQVLTYSGLLNPPSFTLSFGGNPLHCNCELLWLRRLSRDDDLETCASPPHLTGRYFWSIPEEEFICDQPLITRYTHELRVLEGQRATLKCKAIGDPDPSIHWTSPEGKLISNSSRTALYNNGTLDILITTVKDTGTFTCIASNAAGETTAVVELHIIKLPHLVNSTNNIHESDPGSSDISTSTKSGSNTSNSVSDTKTKPEKRVAVAETSSSSALIKFNLQHNIPGIRMFQIQYNGSYDDSLVYRMIPSTSKSFLVTNLAAGTQYDLCVLAIYDDGITSLTATRVVGCIQFTTDQDYVRCHFMPSQFLGGTMIIIIGGIIVASVLVFIIILMIRYKVCNNNDPHKITKVSNVYSQTNGGHLQMCSGILAHSNSKVIMGQEENTQYHKDPKPQLSDSDVSQDCATTTSIVPPDWTTGVTASLKLKRKAGPKSNVERPMEAFTNVESSKKKRENTAILQKTPCAPVSLKETPTFRRAQSKSIKYLTLPTETSRAKRRYSLNGDLSEYHCYTHSQKISSLWSKRSMSMNGMLLQLENSDADSGKATFSSSEWIMESTV